The following DNA comes from Aquila chrysaetos chrysaetos chromosome 9, bAquChr1.4, whole genome shotgun sequence.
CAGAACCAGCTTGCCTCCAGAAATGTCAGGCAATGTGATTGCAAAAGGCAGTGCTGGCCCCCAGAACAGTACTGGTACTTGGTTAGGAAGTTCCAGAAGGTTTTATTTACAGCTTTGATTACTGTCATGAACTGTAACGTTCTGAAACTGGTTTAAGGATATGAAAATAATTGGTATTCCAGGgtcctagattttttttttaagtgaattgGCAATGATGTGTTTATTGGGATAATTTTTCCCCTGTATGCAGTACAGTAAAGCAGTATTGCGCGCTTTCATCTGTCTAATCGGCTTGACTTAAGACATGGAGGATATTAAGACCCTTGATCACAAGCAAGTTTGGCTGTAATGAACTGGGGAACAATTTTTACTCTAGTCCTCTTCAGATCTTCACAGCTTGCTCAGAATCCCACATTGCCATTCATGATGTTTAAATAAAGTTGCGCACACAGAGATAGTAGCTTTGAGTCATTGAAGTAGTAGCTGACACTCTTATTTCTGTTCACtaggagaaaaatcaaagtctCCACTGCTTAGTTTTGGAACTGTCTGCTAAAACAGGCCAGCTGCAAGCGAGAGAACAGGAGCTTCTTACTATGCTTAAGCTGAAGGTAACTTCTGTTGTCTCATCAGGTACTAAATGTGGTCAAACTGCAGTGCAGTTATTGGTGACTGTACCACAGTGGTTTAGTTACCGTTGATCTCACTGCTGTTTAATTCTTAGGCttgtttgagaagggaaaagtgATCAACAAACAATAAActggtttattttcataaacaagCTTGTTTCCTGGCTTtgatttttgggttttttcctcaagagCTCAGAGGAAAATCTGTGAAGTAGCTATGACTACTGCATTAAGATGTACTGTTGTTTTGTCAAAATCCATACATAAGATAAAACAATAATCGAGAATACAttctatttcatatttcaggACGAGGCTATACTTGAAACAACTGATCACATTACTGACTTTACATCTAAATTCAAAAAGCTGGAAAGTGCATTGCGTGCAGCAAAGATAGAGGAATTCAGTctcaacaaagaaaaggaagacctCAAACTGAGACTGAAAGAACTAATACTTGAAACAAACAAGCTCAAAGGTAAATGTTTATACTGGGCACCTAATTTAGTGTAGACCAGCATGATTCCCTTTCATTCTGGGAAAtactacattttgttttaaagatgacCTCtgtgaaaagatgaaagaaaataataagcagcaggaagaaatcATTCACctcaaacaagaaaacagctgCTTGAGGAATGAGCTCGCACTTATTGGTAAGTGTGGGCAGTTGGATTTTTATGCCTTAGCTTTCAACAGCTCAGAGACTTCTAGACAACCAGTTCACTAATATGTGTGAAAGGCAGCTTCTTATCTACCTTTCTTGCAGTTTCATAAAGGTATATGCCTTTGTGTGTCATTCTTCATGAAAGCAATATCTAGGGCTTCTGCAGGGACAGTTTAtaaaattttgtaaaagcaCAAAGTTCACCAGTGTGATTATACATGGAGGCATAAATGGCTCAGAGGATTCTCTCTTGAAAATTTTTGAGAATTTCATCTCTCCTGTGGTATTAATACAATAAATGGGGGTGGCATTCTCCCTTCTGACATAGGTTGCATAGAAAATGGTGACCTACTGAAAAGAAGCCACAAGCAAAACCTAAAGCTTAGGGCCTATGAATTTACCAGCCCATCCACTCCCTCTGGTGTTTGTATGGAAGTAGTATGTTTAcaaacttgctttttctcttgcttttctttaactgaTGGTTTTGGTTTAGACTGGTTTAATATGCAAGACTTGGTAAATTGCAGCTTGCATCTTCACTATGGTTTTGGGTAGAGAGGAACTCTTCTGTGCTGCGATGGTTAAGAAAGGCAGGCTCATGGTTGCTGCAGTATTCTTTTAGACAAGCAATATGTACCTTGAAAGATTAGGTGACCAAAGTTGTCCTCTGCTGTGAGATGATTTACTTGCCTATCACTTTTTATCTGCCATTACCTTTGCCAAATATTGATTCCAtgtctcattattttaaaagcaatagtAATGGGAAGTATTTCCCAGCACTCCCAGTATAAGGCATGAATTAGAATTaattactgaatttcttttccatggaaGAATGTTaacatgaaaaagtaaaatacatcaGTCAATGAAGTAGGATATTGCTACTAGTAAAATAAAGCTAGGTGCTGGTGAAAAGTCCGAGGAAAATACTTCATCTGTTTAGTTGTCTTACggtttttgtgctgtttttatttGGAGGGGAAATAGATCCTGTTGACcttatgaaaatgcttttgttttggttagGTACCTGTTTCTACTGCTACACACATACATGTTAAAGAATGTACTTGCTTTGTGTCTGTTcactttaaataattaaataattgtgtatgttttgaaacagttgagaaagcaaagagaaaggatcAACTTCTTCAGTTTGCCAAGTCTAAACAAGCACGGACTGACACAGAACTATCAAGTTTGCGACAGGTGCAACCCTAATTGTGTTTCTACTCTGAGATTATGAAGGCATTTTTCAATAACATCAGATCTGCATGGAATAGTATTAAAAAAGTTAGATCTagctattattattaattaagaaaaaaaatcaaatttgctgtttctgctttgttggGATCCCTACagaatgttgatttttttttttttttcttttaaattaaaattaaaacttcatgGTACAAATCCTTGTATTTACCTGTGCTTTTAGCCTTTTTTGTATAATTGTATTTACTCGGTCCTACAGTGAGTAAATACCACGCTCATAGCAGTAAAGTGGAGCGCCCTGTTGAGATAACAGTTCGTCAGCGCATGGGTCTAACCAGAGAGTGCTAGGTTCAAGAAGTCACGTGAAAGGCGTGGGAGTGGGGCAGGCTGCCTCGCACACGTGCCCAAGGTGAACTCACACAATGTAGAGGGGCATGATGtactgaaaaatctgtttttcaagaGAGACTTAAAACCAGTGTTTTCACCTGCACTCATTTGAGGTTCTCAAGGCAtgttcagtttttttaattgcaaataattGATCAGTGTGTTATCTTCTATGTTAGCTTTACAAAAAATCCCCTGCAGTGAAAGCCAAATATCATGACCATTCCGTGTCCTGTAATTCTGCATAGCTTTGAACAACATAATAACAACGTGTattaaatatcaaataaaaataatgatactCTATTTATGGTGCAGTGTGGTTCCATTTTAGAAGACCACTGCAGCCTTCtaacagaaatactgtttattgctgcaaaacattattttcttaaatacatgCAGAGATGGCCCCTTAGGTTTGGAAGGCTTTGACAATAGTTTGACTACAGTTATTGGTTTATAAAAATGTCTTCCCAAAATATCCTTAAAACAAGCAATGTGTTAGTACCTGATGACAATGTTCCTGCACTCCAGACTTTTCAATAATGCGCTTTACTATCTTTAAACAGATCTACGTAAAACAGCAGCGTGACTTGCAATTTCTTCATGTCAATTTGGAGAGCTCTCAGGCATCAAGGCAAAAGCATGAAAAGGCGGCACATgaaaggaggtaaaataatctttttttttttttttttttttttttttttttttttttttttttgtagtttattCTTGGAGAGAGACTTCACTGTTCAGCCACAACTAACATCCTAAAAGAGATGTGTGCATGTCAAGATGGCTTTGCTGGACTCAACCACAAACATCCAGTGAAGTTGTCAGATACCTTTTTTTACTTGATAGGAGACCCCATGAGTGTCAGTCATAGAATAAAGTGTTGTATGCAGGCCAGACAGTTAATGATTTATCAAAAAATGGAGTAGTCTAGTGGTAGGGGTGTTAATCTGGCCCGCTGctacttttgtttaaaaatcaaagtttattttgctttcagattagGAAATTGGTGTATACCCTGGAGGTTCAGACAGAATCACCACACTGTATGAAACATGCGGGAACTCTCAGACTGATTTTGGAAAGTAACAGCCAAATCTGAGCAGACTTCTGTCTGGTTTTGGCAGGATACAGCTGCATATTGGCATATGAATTACCGCAGATCCATGGCTACAGCCTCTGGTTAATGTATAGCTTTAACCTTGAGTATAGTTATGTATGCTctttaaatgcagtatttctgactgttttctttatcaTGCTATTGTAGCATAGGTATGGTATTCTCTGCCCCTGAAAGTAACAGCGAGACAGACACGGTTAGGACTGAGGGCACCCACGGGACGTGCGAGGAGCGTGGAACTGCGCAAGTTCCAAAAAGTAGGGTAAAAACCATCTCTGAGATGTGCAAAGTAGATAACAGACTGTTACTGAATGCATCAGACTTGGAGGAAACTACCTCAGCATACTTAAACGGGTGTCAAAAAGTTGTGAAAGTCTTGGCTGTCCTTAcggaagaagaagaaaagcaggatgtTGCATCAAGCTCTGATGAGCTAGACAGCAAAGTATTTTGTGAGGCAAACAATACAAGGCCATTGAGAAACAGGGAAATTTCTGAGAATGGAGTGGAAAGCAGAGACCAGCAAACCTTTGAGTCATCTTTACCTGAATATGAGCATTGGCTTAACATCAGTTCTTCTGTAGATTCGCAAAGTCCTTTGGTCCAGAACACTGTCACATCTGACAAAactgataatgaaaataaaacctgggAAGAGAGAACTGGAATTCTGTTTGGCCAAAAAAGTAGAGAGGCTCCTGCTGCAATTCACAAGTCTGAATCTGATTCTTGTAGTAATAACTTAATCATAGAAAAAGATGCATGGTGGAAGCCAATATCAGATCCGGAATGGTTGAAGATTTTCAAACCCATGAAAGGAGATGGAAGTATATGGCATGGAAAAGATTGCAGCTGTCTCAAGACTGCACAAGAGATGAAATGTGTCAGCTCAAAAAGGTTATGTGCTTGTTACATTTAAGAAATAGATAGGTACAAGCTGGAGTTATGTAGAAACTTGGGTGTACAAGCTCTCAATAATTTGTATTATCTCAAGTGATGTTTAAAGtaactgctgttttaaaattagtcTACCAACTTAAAAAgtagtaaatttaaaataagttaaaataGCTCTAAGGTATCATGATTCTATTTctatggatttattttttcgCATCTCTTCTCCTACCCACACAGCTCTTGGGGATAATCTGCAATACCACATAACTTGCCAAATAAACTAatagagaaaaatgcagattttataAATCTTCTGATTTTTGGAAATCCCAGGTGTTGCTTGTAAATCTGGTGGGTAAAATATGTTCTAACCAGAGTTGGACTTTTACAGTGATGTTTCTGTAAGTCAAGAAACAAACCTAGATTTTGTGTGATACTTTAGTAACTGTGTTATTTCTGTTGAGAAATCACACAGTGGCTGGGCAAGAATGTAGGACACGGCTCTTCCGCACAGGCTGCTTCCCTCACTCAGGGCAAGAAAATGAGATGGCAAGATTTAAAGGACAGCAATCTGTCCACTCTCCAGTGCATCTTTGTTCATGGGACTCAATCCCTGTGTTTAtgttgggggaggaaaaaggacatGTGGTTGGGGATGAGCAGAATGAGATTTCTAATGGTGAGAAGTGTCGGAAAAATACTCAGGTGTCTTAGTGGTATTGGAAGGTATCTGACATATAAATGCTCCTTTGCGTTTATAGAAGTGGTTTTATGCCTGCTCAAGCAAGGGCATTCAGAGCTGTGACTTTCTGTGGATTTGTTGTGTTGGTTCCtctgtttcctttcaaaaaattgACTGACTTACCAGCTCAGTTTTAGAAGAGTTTCTgaagttttacagaaatttcaTAGCTGCCTTTTAgacagagaagaggaggagtaGCTTTTCAGTTGGTAGTTTGACAAGTACAGTAAATGAACAGCTGTTTAAACCTGCTAAGAATTTTAGCCAGCAGGTCTGCCCAACAtccaaagaaattaatgttatgTTATGGAAATATCTGATGTAGGGATGCTTTCATTctgtgttgcttttaaaaaaaaaaatattatagaaaTTGTTACTGCAGTGAGACAGACCTGTTCAGAAACAAGGTGAATGGGCAGCCATTGAAAAGGAATGCTGTCCCGGCACATTCCCACACAGCTTAGCTGAGCTTCGTGCTGTGTGTGGACTCTCTCTAGTTTCCCCTGTCcacaaatcattaaaaagacTCCATTCCCCTTACATCTACCCTGACCTTTCTTATCTACTCCCCCGGCAGCAGAAATGACACACTACCATCCCTCCAAATCTCTTTTGAGGCTGACTCATGAAAACTGCTTTCACTTTTTGTCTTGTCCTTAAGGGGATTTTAAGGAAGGAACAAATTCAACCTGGGCAATGCAGATAGAGCAGATTCTTCAGTAAGGGAGGGCTGCTCTACCCATTTGGGATTTGCTGCTGAGCTATCGAGTTTTCTTGATGCCCACATTTGGTCCTAGGAGCCCTGCTAATTGGAGATAGATTGACTCAGTGCAAATCCCAGACTgtctgctctccagcctctgctgACTCTGATTTGCCACTGAATAAATTCTCGCCCCATAAATGGGAGGAAGGTGGTAGCATTGCAGTCTTCAGTGTGGGCTTCTGTTAGGACATTAATGGCAGAGACCAAACACAGCGTTCTTTCTGGGACTTGAATCTGGATCCTCCAGTTTTCCACTGCTGGCTTCATAGCGCTGATGATGTATTTTATGTGTAGGGAAGGGTGCTGGCACCTCCCTGTCAGcccagcaaatatttttgacatGAGTTCTTGAATTCTGGaacagccaacaagaaggctaTTAACGCAGTCCAATACCTTATCCAACTGCAAGAGTGATTGTGAAATACCATAGTGCAGGAATCATTTCTGTGTGCTCTGACTTAGTGACTTCATTTATGTTGGACCAACATTTGCTGCCGTTGGATTTTTATCTCTGTTCTGGTTTTAAAGATGGAGCGTCAGCACTTGCTTGTTCAGTCTGCTCTTGCTGGACTAAGCCACCCGTTCCTTGAGCTGTCTCCCTGCCTCAAAATCAAACCtgtttcctcccctccctcccaacctGTGTATTCTTCAGAACTGCCTGTGCTCATTGCATCTCCCCACGTCCTCTGTTCTAGGCTGCTACAGCTTGTTCCCTCACATCTCTCCAGagcctttcctttttcagaagcaCACAAACGTGAGCTTTTCTCCCCTAAAAGAAAGCCTGTTTATCACAGTGTTTTACAAGAGAAGTGGAATGAGACACAGCAGACACTTTTGAGCTGGCATCTCTCATGAGGGCTTTTTCTTAGATtgaatgtcatttaaaaataaacctttttgtAATAGTCTTGCCAGGTATGGAATGTGTTGTTCCACCAAAATAAGTACCTGaagaatatttaatgaaatgttgTATAATGTGAAggtagtattttctttaaactatataaattttttttaattatttacgTGATCCAGGCAGTGCTAGCACTGCACTTGTTTTGTTCAGAAGTGTGAtgaatacagaaatgttttattttggggagaTGGTCgctattttatttactttttaaaaactgtatgaAGTGGAAATTAGCAGTTGAAAACGAACACTGCATAGCTTGAAACTGCTAGCAAAAACCAGGGCACATCTTTGTACAAGCCACAGACAGCACTCAGTGCTGtatgaaaacacagcacaggGGACAGAGGGCTTAGTTAGGGTGCTGCTGGGTTCCTGTACTGCTAGAGTAGATGATCAAGATAATTTCAAACATGCTacagcttttattatttctggtCTTAATTTGTGATTAATTGGTGCTGGAGCTGAGTGAGGGATTTGGTACATTTTGATAAAACCATGATTTAAGACATTGAAATTGAGAACTGTTTTTCTCTAGGGTAGGCTGTAATAAAGTTAACTTTTAGTGCGGGAAAGGTGTAAGAGAAATGTTTCAATCATTTGTCATGCATATTAAAAGCTAAAGACCTTTTGTATCAGGACAAGCTTGGGATAGCTGTGAGTCAGTGTTCGGACAGTAATAATGTGCAGGGTATGatttgttgcttttactgtcatttaaattgctttctaGATACTCCTAAATACACTCAGATATACCCAGTGCtaaattagtattttgttttctttaaaacctaGGGGAAGATGTCTGCCAATAGATCGTATGCTTCAGCTCCACACTGAAATGGTAGTCAGGCAGCTGAGTTTTGGGTTTAATCACAGTTTGCCCGAACAGCACTTTACTGTttgctgctgtatttaaaaataagtacagTAAAACCTCTTTGGGAAAGCTCTTCTGTGATGTCTGAAGTGAGATGGTGACTTTAAAAGACTGCAAAATTCCCTTGAAAAGTACACCTACAAATATTAATTTGCCTAATGgttgatggggaaaaaaaagggggggggggagtaggGTATGAGAGAAGAAAGAGTACCAGAGTATTGGGAGGAACTAGATATtgctttttgtgtgctttttgtgtgtttaaataGATACTCAAGCACATGCTAATGTAGCTGATCTTGAAA
Coding sequences within:
- the CCDC62 gene encoding coiled-coil domain-containing protein 62 isoform X2, whose translation is MNSSLPHSASPQKLSSSFEDSTIQKQRRELQLLIAELKDRDKELNDMVAVHQRQLLAWEDDRQKILTLAERCNLLKNELNKRNEIVKSLTKRLKFLESQQNDSKTIENTPRKFKELSQKVTDATVHCQALEEKNQSLHCLVLELSAKTGQLQAREQELLTMLKLKDEAILETTDHITDFTSKFKKLESALRAAKIEEFSLNKEKEDLKLRLKELILETNKLKDDLCEKMKENNKQQEEIIHLKQENSCLRNELALIVEKAKRKDQLLQFAKSKQARTDTELSSLRQIYVKQQRDLQFLHVNLESSQASRQKHEKAAHERSIGMVFSAPESNSETDTVRTEGTHGTCEERGTAQVPKSRVKTISEMCKVDNRLLLNASDLEETTSAYLNGCQKVVKVLAVLTEEEEKQDVASSSDELDSKVFCEANNTRPLRNREISENGVESRDQQTFESSLPEYEHWLNISSSVDSQSPLVQNTVTSDKTDNENKTWEERTGILFGQKSREAPAAIHKSESDSCSNNLIIEKDAWWKPISDPEWLKIFKPMKGDGSIWHGKDCSCLKTAQEMKCVSSKSEENVDLNSFHLDSPCLTSTQKGDRPQRCEKFSGEDLPLEINNLSVTKPTNRCCNATIDQDTSSPISKLQHVLAESRQMVADLELSTLLHTSPRCSPNSSNINTLRASEMSLAQASKCTAMNAFPVKLFG
- the CCDC62 gene encoding coiled-coil domain-containing protein 62 isoform X3; amino-acid sequence: MNSSLPHSASPQKLSSSFEDSTIQKQRRELQLLIAELKDRDKELNDMVAVHQRQLLAWEDDRQKILTLAERCNLLKNELNKRNEIVKSLTKRLKFLESQQNDSKTIENTPRKFKELSQKVTDATVHCQALEEKNQSLHCLVLELSAKTGQLQAREQELLTMLKLKDEAILETTDHITDFTSKFKKLESALRAAKIEEFSLNKEKEDLKLRLKELILETNKLKDDLCEKMKENNKQQEEIIHLKQENSCLRNELALIVEKAKRKDQLLQFAKSKQARTDTELSSLRQIYVKQQRDLQFLHVNLESSQASRQKHEKAAHERSIGMVFSAPESNSETDTVRTEGTHGTCEERGTAQVPKSRVKTISEMCKVDNRLLLNASDLEETTSAYLNGCQKVVKVLAVLTEEEEKQDVASSSDELDSKVFCEANNTRPLRNREISENGVESRDQQTFESSLPEYEHWLNISSSVDSQSPLVQNTVTSDKTDNENKTWEERTGILFGQKSREAPAAIHKSESDSCSNNLIIEKDAWWKPISDPEWLKIFKPMKGDGSIWHGKDCSCLKTAQEMKCVSSKSEENVDLNSFHLDSPCLTSTQKGDRPQRCEKFSGEDLPLEINNLSVTKPTNRCCNATIDQDTSSPISKLQHVLAESRQMVADLELSTLLHTSPRCSPNSSNINTASEMSLAQASKCTAMNAFPVKLFG
- the CCDC62 gene encoding coiled-coil domain-containing protein 62 isoform X1, with translation MNSSLPHSASPQKLSSSFEDSTIQKQRRELQLLIAELKDRDKELNDMVAVHQRQLLAWEDDRQKILTLAERCNLLKNELNKRNEIVKSLTKRLKFLESQQNDSKTIENTPRKFKELSQKVTDATVHCQALEEKNQSLHCLVLELSAKTGQLQAREQELLTMLKLKDEAILETTDHITDFTSKFKKLESALRAAKIEEFSLNKEKEDLKLRLKELILETNKLKDDLCEKMKENNKQQEEIIHLKQENSCLRNELALIVEKAKRKDQLLQFAKSKQARTDTELSSLRQIYVKQQRDLQFLHVNLESSQASRQKHEKAAHERSIGMVFSAPESNSETDTVRTEGTHGTCEERGTAQVPKSRVKTISEMCKVDNRLLLNASDLEETTSAYLNGCQKVVKVLAVLTEEEEKQDVASSSDELDSKVFCEANNTRPLRNREISENGVESRDQQTFESSLPEYEHWLNISSSVDSQSPLVQNTVTSDKTDNENKTWEERTGILFGQKSREAPAAIHKSESDSCSNNLIIEKDAWWKPISDPEWLKIFKPMKGDGSIWHGKDCSCLKTAQEMKCVSSKSEENVDLNSFHLDSPCLTSTQKGDRPQRCEKFSGEDLPLEINNLSVTKPTNRCCNATIDQDTSSPISKLQHVLAESRQMVADLELSTLLHTSPRCSPNSSNINTTAELAEALHRTQLSAAEERGAKLPFFSL